In a single window of the Papaver somniferum cultivar HN1 chromosome 8, ASM357369v1, whole genome shotgun sequence genome:
- the LOC113304624 gene encoding uncharacterized protein LOC113304624, whose amino-acid sequence MASEDHHQRNDELEKECVYKTKIVQFLGRTTPIILQNDNGPCPLLAICNLLLLRNNLSLSGDTTDVSLQKLLSLVAERLIDSNSNVENKDAGYVENQQQNIGDAIDLLPRLSTGIDVNVQFRRIDDFEFTRECTIFDLLDIPLYHGWIVDPQDVDTANAIGSKSYNTLMGELVALETSTTVNEHNSYPEEDCIDFAAATTATLGVPSPSLSRARSFDDSPRSVSYHQNGRLGDAEEEAELFRALKLSTSEPPPSMIETLSDEANVNPVSVLEEATCLRNSEPGVHADSLDKETGNEHHETTQVKISELGVRADSLDRETGSEHHETKHVKKCESGVHNGSLDAENSNEHHEPEQSTLQNCNISSRANNGGMVSGEHSDQLNDKDSGEPDTSFAFSNENTVGAYEHHVPASMEAQQVQQIDLQDTNLLSNESVHATSSGPSEQNEDSDLFDGINQQQIDAAEAVASSLDGSEPMYEGEECILDAKPIIYESREPIYEGEMVLAEQAERALGNVCSTQGDLLRSFFRINASQLTIYGLFCLQEGLKERELCVFFRNNHFSTMFKLNGELYLLATDQGYINQPDLVWEKLNEVNGDTVFMTGNFEEFKLESHGNGTWNEQNAMTSTADYLASIDNSAAADTTLSSDMQLAMALQQQEFDNQPPQRQHTSQQSSSTASSGGSRLVVGPQVPRTKVNTSTSAKQESKSKDKCVVM is encoded by the exons ATGGCCAGTGAAGATCATCATCAAAGGAATGACGAATTGGAAAAAGAATGTGTTTATAAAACGAAGATTGTACAGTTTTTAGGAAGAACTACACCAATTATTCTTCAGAATGATAATGGACCTTGCCCTCTACTCGCTATAT GTAATTTGCTTTTGTTGAGGAATAATTTGAGTTTGAGTGGAGATACGACTGATGTTTCTCTACAGAAATTACTTTCTCTAGTTGCAGAAAGattaattgattctaatagtaatGTTGAG AATAAAGATGCTGGTTATGTTGAAAATCAGCAACAGAATATTGGAGATGCAATTGATTTACTTCCTCGCCTTTCTACTGGGATTGACGTAAATGTTCAATTCCGAAG GATTGATGATTTTGAATTTACTCGAGAATGTACCATATTTGATCTTCTCGATATTCCATTATATCATGGTTGGATAGTGGATCCACAG GATGTTGATACTGCAAATGCGATAGGGTCAAAGTCTTATAATACTTTGATGGGAGAGCTCGTAGCCCTTGAAACAAGTACCACTGTCAACGAACACAATAGTTACCCTGAAGAAGACTGTATTGATTTTGCTGCTGCGACGACTGCTACCTTGGGAGTTCCTTCTCCGAGTCTTTCAAGAGCTAGATCTTTTGATGATTCGCCACGTTCTGTCTCTTATCATCAGAATGGAAGACTGGGAGACGCTGAGGAAGAAGCTGAACTTTTTAGAGCTCTGAAATTATCAACTTCTGAACCTCCACCATCTATGATTGAGACCTTGTCTGATGAAGCAAATGTGAATCCAGTTTCAGTTCTTGAAGAAGCTACATGCCTCCGAAATTCTGAACCTGGTGTTCATGCTGACTCATTGGACAAGGAAACTGGAaatgaacatcatgaaactacaCAAGTTAAAATTTCTGAACTAGGTGTTCGTGCTGACTCGCTGGATAGGGAAACTGGGAGTGAACATCATGAAACTAAACACGTTAAAAAATGTGAATCAGGTGTTCATAATGGCTCATTGGATGCTGAAAATTCGAATGAACATCATGAACCAGAACAATCTACATTACAGAATTGCAATATCTCCAGCCGTGCCAATAATGGAGGGATGGTTTCCGGAGAACACTCTGATCAGTTAAATGATAAGGACTCTGGAGAGCCTGATACCAGTTTCGCTTTCTCAAACGAAAACACTGTAGGTGCATACGAACACCATGTGCCTGCGTCTATGGAGGCTCAACAAGTTCAACAGATTGATCTTCAGGATACTAACCTGTTGAGTAATGAGAGTGTCCATGCCACTTCTTCAGGTCCATCGGAACAAAATGAAGATTCTGATTTATTTGATGGTATAAACCAACAACAAATAGATGCTGCTGAAGCTGTCGCCTCTAGCCTTGATGGTAGTGAGCCTATGTACGAAGGAGAAGAgtgtatacttgatgccaaacCGATAATATATGAATCTCGGGAACCTATATATGAAGGGGAGATGGTTCTCGCTGAGCAAGCTGAAAGAGCTTTAGGAAATGTGTGTTCTACGCAAG GGGATCTGCTTCGGAGCTTTTTCAGAATCAATGCCAGCCAGTTGACTATATATGG CCTATTTTGCCTACAAGAAGGTTTAAAGGAACGCGAACTTTGTGTTTTCTTCCGTAACAATCATTTCAGCACCATGTTCAAG TTAAATGGTGAACTTTACCTGCTAGCTACTGACCAGGGTTATATAAACCAACCAGATTTGGTATGGGAAAAGCTAAATGAG GTTAATGGAGATACAGTGTTTATGACCGGTAACTTCGAGGAGTTCAAACTAGAAAGTCATGGTAATGGTACATGGAATGAGCAGAATGCCATGACCAGTACAGCT GACTATCTGGCAAGTATTGACAACTCAGCAGCAGCAGACACGACGTTAAG TTCTGATATGCAACTAGCCATGGCACTGCAACAGCAGGAGTTCGATAACCAGCCACCGCAGAGGCAGCATACATCCCAGCAGTCATCTTCTACTGCTAGTAGCGGCGGTTCAAGGCTCGTTGTAGGTCCTCAG GTTCCAAGGACCAAAGTCAACACCAGTACATCAGCAAAGCAGGAATCCAAGTCGAAGGACAAATGTGTTGTAATGTAG
- the LOC113304625 gene encoding lysophospholipid acyltransferase LPEAT2-like, producing the protein MSVMAREVEEDLKSPLIKSEGGFTTDDNQSNVIIDIESNGHHHHHQDYTNNSNNRIDEEAVVLEVHEEERDNNPFEFIGVERLVVPKETTIDPFRNNTPEIGCSLYEWIKMIIVIPIALLRLVGFGICLAIGFVFTKFALFGWKDKKNPMPRWRCRVLGVTRLCSRGILFCFGYHWIRRKGKPAPRDIAPIVVSNHVSYIDPIFYFYELHPTIVASESHDSLPFVGDIIRAMQVIYVNRFSAGSRKNAVSEIKRKASGNRFPRVLLFPEGTTTNGRSLISFQLGAFIPGYPIQPVVVRYPHIHFDQSWGNISLAKLMIRGFLQFHNFMEVEYLPVVYPNQKESASNFAERTGESIASALNVVQTSHSYGDVMLLMKAAEAKQEKASSYMVELARVDNSLNISTLEALDFLDVFLSMNPGPSGRVEIQEFLRVLRLPFCPLSEKIFAFIDVEKYGQITFRQFCYGVALVMKQPLFWRTCELAFGVCDSRGLGYITKQQLSDSIRLAIPDITDEQVDELFKLFDSDSDDKVSEDDFITCLKKNPLLVALFSWVGTGTEVGDRGLVQVV; encoded by the exons ATGTCTGTAATGGCgagagaagtagaagaagatcTAAAATCACCTTTGATCAAGTCGGAAGGAGGATTCACAACCGATGATAATCAATCAAACGTAATCATTGACATCGAATCCAACggtcaccatcatcatcatcaggatTACACCAACAACAGCAACAATCGAATTGATGAAGAAGCGGTAGTTTTagaggttcatgaagaagaaaGGGATAATAATCCGTTTGAATTTATTGGTGTGGAGAGATTAGTAGTACCAAAAGAGACAACAATTGATCCATTTCGTAATAATACACCAGAGATTGGATGTAGTTTATATGAATGGATTAAGATGATAATTGTAATACCAATTGCACTTTTGCGTTTGGTTGGATTTGGTATTTGCTTAGCTATTGGATTTGTGTTTACTAAATTCGCTTTGTTTggatggaaagataaaaagaatccgATGCCTCGTTGGAGATGTAGGGTTTTAGGTGTTACTCGTCTTTGTTCTCGTGGTATCCTCTTCTGTTTTGG gTATCATTGGATAAGGAGAAAAGGAAAACCAGCTCCAAGAGATATTGCACCAATTGTTGTATCAAATCATGTATCTTATATTGATCCAATTTTCTATTTCTATGAATTGCATCCAACTATTGTTGCGTCCGAATCGCATGATTCGCTTCCGTTTGTTGGAGATATTATAAGAGCAATGCAG GTGATTTATGTCAATCGGTTTTCGGCAGGGTCAAGGAAGAATGCTGTTAGTGAAATAAAG AGAAAGGCTTCAGGCAACAGATTTCCAAGAGTACTATTGTTTCCCGAGGGTACTACCACAAATGGGAGGTCGCTTATTTCATTCCAACTTGGTGCTTTCATTCCCGGGTATCCAATCCAACCAGTGGTGGTTCGCTATCCTCACATTCACTTTGACCAATCTTG GGGAAATATTTCCTTGGCGAAGCTCATGATCAGAGGGTTCCTCCAATTTCATAATTTCATGGAG GTGGAGTATCTTCCTGTAGTTTACCCAAATCAAAAAGAAAGTGCTTCAAATTTTGCTGAGAGG ACTGGTGAATCTATTGCGAGCGCACTCAATGTTGTACAAACATCTCATTCTTACGGGGATGTGATGCTTCTCATGAAAGCAGCTGAGGCGAAGCAG GAGAAGGCCTCAAGTTATATGGTGGAACTGGCTAGAGTTGATAAT TCACTTAACATAAGCACATTGGAAGCTCTGGATTTCCTAGATGTatttctttcaatgaatccagGCCCTAG TGGACgtgttgaaattcaagaattcttgAGAGTTCTAAGGCTGCCATTCTGTCCTCTATCAGAAAAG ATTTTTGCTTTCATCGATGTGGAGAAATATGGCCAAATCACGTTCCGACAG TTCTGTTATGGAGTGGCTCTTGTCATGAAGCAGCCATTATTCTGGAGAACTTGTGAATTAGCTTTTGGAGTTTGTGATTCCAGAGGGTTAGGCTATATCACAAAACAACAG TTGAGTGATTCCATTCGACTCGCTATTCCAGACATTACCGATGAACAG GTGGATGAACTTTTCAAACTGTTCGACAGTGATAGCGATGATAAAGTCAGCGAGGATGACTTTATAACCTGCCTAAAAAAGAACCCGTTGTTGGTAGCGCTTTTCTCATGGGTTGGCACTGGAACTGAAGTAGGTGATAGGGGGCTTGTTCAGGTAGTGTAA